In Anabaena sphaerica FACHB-251, the following proteins share a genomic window:
- a CDS encoding alkaline phosphatase D family protein produces MQFHISPKLKRRQFLLQAAMTTGSIIGTNLWTQSGLAQAPTLITLDKNRPSIPYGVVSGDINSNSAVIWSRSDCTSRMIVEYSTNDNFRNSRRIIGQVAVENTDFTARTYLSNLPPGQDIFYRVIFQDLAGTNIDSAPVMGHLKTAPQGKGNDIFFAWSGDTAGQGWGINPEWGGMKIYESIRKLNPDFFVHSGDYIYADNPIKSEVILEDGSIWKNITTEEKSKVAETLKEFRGNYIYNLLDENVRRFNAQVPQLVQWDDHEVINNWYPGQILDDDRYKIKDVNLLASRARQAFLEYTPIRFERKDPKRIYRNFNYGELLEIFMLDERSYRGKNSPNNQTVLSAETAFLGNSQLRWLKSQLKSSKSTWKVIASDMPIGLIVRDGKTNFENAANGDGKQLGRELEFADLFRFIKQNNIKNVVWITADVHYAAAHYYDPNKAQFTDFKPFWEFVAGPLNAGNFGPAQLDNTFGPEVRFKTASPEIKLNQPPSSGLQFFGTVKIDGKTEVLTVSFHNLEGKKIYNVDLQPEA; encoded by the coding sequence ATGCAATTCCACATTTCACCAAAACTGAAGCGTCGGCAATTTTTATTACAGGCTGCCATGACTACTGGTAGTATCATAGGGACAAACCTGTGGACACAATCGGGTTTAGCGCAAGCACCAACATTGATTACATTAGATAAAAATCGTCCCAGCATACCCTACGGTGTCGTTAGTGGCGATATTAACAGCAATAGCGCAGTGATTTGGAGCCGCAGCGATTGCACTTCCCGGATGATTGTAGAATATTCAACTAATGATAATTTCCGCAATAGTCGCCGAATTATTGGACAAGTGGCTGTGGAAAATACGGATTTTACAGCGCGAACTTATCTGAGTAATCTACCACCTGGACAAGATATTTTTTACCGCGTTATTTTCCAAGATTTAGCTGGTACTAATATTGACAGCGCCCCAGTGATGGGACATTTAAAAACTGCACCCCAAGGAAAGGGAAATGATATATTTTTTGCTTGGTCTGGAGATACCGCAGGTCAAGGTTGGGGAATTAATCCCGAATGGGGTGGTATGAAAATTTACGAATCTATCAGAAAATTAAACCCTGATTTTTTCGTTCATTCTGGTGATTATATTTACGCTGATAATCCCATTAAATCAGAAGTGATACTAGAGGATGGTAGTATCTGGAAAAACATCACCACAGAGGAAAAATCGAAAGTTGCAGAAACACTCAAAGAATTTCGCGGTAACTATATTTACAACCTGTTAGATGAAAATGTACGTCGCTTTAACGCCCAAGTTCCCCAACTAGTACAGTGGGATGATCATGAAGTCATAAATAATTGGTATCCAGGGCAAATATTAGATGATGATAGATACAAAATTAAGGATGTTAACTTATTAGCATCTAGGGCAAGACAAGCATTTTTAGAATATACGCCTATTCGGTTTGAGCGTAAAGACCCAAAACGCATTTATCGTAATTTTAATTATGGTGAATTGCTAGAAATTTTTATGTTAGATGAAAGAAGTTATCGTGGTAAAAACTCTCCTAATAACCAAACAGTATTAAGTGCAGAAACAGCATTTTTAGGTAATTCCCAATTACGTTGGTTAAAGAGTCAATTAAAAAGCTCAAAATCTACTTGGAAAGTAATTGCTAGTGATATGCCAATTGGTTTGATAGTACGTGATGGTAAAACCAATTTTGAAAATGCTGCTAATGGTGATGGAAAACAATTAGGAAGAGAATTAGAATTTGCTGATTTATTCCGGTTTATTAAACAGAATAATATCAAAAATGTGGTTTGGATAACTGCTGATGTACATTATGCAGCAGCCCATTATTATGATCCTAATAAGGCGCAATTTACAGACTTTAAACCTTTTTGGGAATTTGTCGCTGGTCCTCTGAATGCTGGTAATTTTGGACCTGCCCAATTAGATAATACCTTCGGTCCAGAAGTGAGATTTAAAACCGCATCGCCAGAAATAAAATTAAATCAACCACCGAGTTCAGGATTACAATTTTTTGGAACAGTGAAAATTGATGGCAAAACTGAAGTTTTAACTGTTAGTTTTCATAATTTGGAGGGTAAGAAAATCTATAATGTAGATTTACAACCAGAGGCTTAG